A segment of the bacterium genome:
CGCCGACGAGCGCGATATCCGCGACCTGCACTCCACCTGGATCGCCGCGGTCAACGCGGGCGATCTCGCCCCATTGCTCGGCCTGATGACCGGCGACGTCGTGTTGCTGAATCCGGGGGAGGAGCCGCTCGGCCGGGAGGGGTTCTCCGCCAACTTCTCGGCCGCTCACAGACAGGTGCTGATCCGTTGCACCAGCGAGCTGGAAGACGTCGCGATCGTTGGCGCGGTCGCGTACGCGTGGAGCCGGGACGCATTGTCCGTGACGCCGCGCACCGGCGGAGAAGCGACGCGTCTCGCCGGCCATCGCCTGACGATCTATAGAAAGCAGGCCGACGGCCGCTGGCTCCTCGCCCGCGATGCCCACACCTTGGCTCCAGTCACGGAGCCGAGATCGTAGCGGCGCGCTTCGGCCGACGCCGTCGTGCCGCGCCGGCGCGGCACGTGCCGCCCCCCGAGTCATCCCGCACCTGGGGAGCATTGACAGTCCCCGGCGCGGCGCCTAGCCGTGAGGCATCGGCGCGAGCAATGAACGGGACTCGCCCTGGCCACGGTATCGCATCGATCGCTGCGCATGCGCGCAGCCCGCCCGGCGGTCGGCGCGCGCAGTGACCGCCGCGGAATCCCGACGACTCGGGTGCGCGCGGCGTCTCGGCACCCCGCGGCTCAACGCATCTTCGCGCCCGGCACCGGCGTCAGCCCGGACAGGTCCCGCGCCACGACCGTGTTGCGATCCGACACGCTCGCCCCGAGCGAGAACTGCGGCCACAAGCCGAGGATCTCCTGCCGGCTGCGCTCGCTCCACCGTCGCGCGAGGCGGCTGCGCGTCTTGTGGAAGTTCATGGCAAAGCCGCCGGTGTAGAGCCGCAGCAGCGAGAAGCCTCCCGGGTACTCCTTGCACGCCGCCACCTCCTGCATGGTGACGTTCGGCGCCGCGGCGCTGATCGTGCGCTTGTTGCGATGCGTGTGGCCGGCATGGTGCAGGAAGAGTCCGGGCGTGCCGGCGTAGTCGGAGAGGAGCGTGGCCACCTGCGCCGGCTCGAGCGTGTTGCTCGCCGAGGTGGGGAACGGCGACTGCTCCACGATGAGCGGGTGGTGGCCGAAGACGATCGTCGGCTGGTCGCGCGCCCGTCCGAGCTCGTCGCGGAACCAGGCGAGCTGTTCGCCCGAGAGCGCGCCCGCGTCGTTGCCCCGGCCGGGCTTGTCGTAGGTGTCGAGCCCGAGGATGCGGAGCCCCTGGAGCTCGCGGGCGAAGTACCCGGGCTCGCCGGCGGGGAAGAACCGGTCCTGGAAGCAGTCGTGACCCTGCCACCGGCCGATGCGGCAGGCCGCATACTCCTCGCCGTCGTGCGCGCGGTCGTGGTTGCCGCGCGTGACGAACCAGTGGCGGCGGTAGCGGCCGAAGCGCCGGAGAAGCTTGCCGGCACGGCTGAGATCGACCGGGGCGGCCTCGGCGGTGATGTCGCCCGCCGCGAGCAGGAACGACGCGCCGAGACGGGTGGCGTCGTGGACCAGGGCCCGGAGCATGACCTCGGGATAGGGCGGCAGCCCTGGCTCCTGCTGGATGCCGGTGATCGGCGTGCCGCCGACGAGCCCCGCGGTCGTCTCGCCGACGTGCAGGTCGTTGCAGAGCGCGACGGAGAAGAGGAAGCGCCCGGGCGGCGGCTGCGGCGCGGTGAAGGCGTACGGGCCGCCCGTCGTGAGTCCGTAGCCGGACGTGCCGACCGCGTTGCCGGCGATCAGCGTGAAGGGCGTCGGCGTCGCGGGGAGATCGTTGGAGCGCGCCTGATAGTAGTAGGTCTCGCCCGGCTCGAGCCCACGGAGCTCGACGTAGTGGTACGGCGTGTCGCGCCAGCGATCGACGGCGATGCGCGTCAGCCGCTGCGGATCGGTGCCCCAGTAGACGACCCCGTCGGCCGGCGCGGGCTCCATGCGCCCGAGCCCGTCGTCGGTGCCGGTGTAGCCGGTGTACCAGGTGATGATCGCCCGCTGCTCGGTGAGGGTGACGAGCTCGAGGTTGACCGCCGAGATGGGCCCGCGCCGGCTGCGCGCGGCGGCGACGCCGTTGTCGAAGAGGCGGCGCGTGAAGAGCGGCGACGCGGCCGCGACGGCGGTCCAGCGCAGGAAGTGGCGGCGGGTGAAGTCACAGCCCGGCATCGCGGTGACCTCCGGGGCGCCGATCGGGCGTCGTGGCGTGGGCGGCGTGTGGGGCTACGGCGTGCATGGGCCGCATGGAGTGCCCCGGCCATCCCCAAGGGGTCAATGCGCCCGCGCGCGATTCGGTGATTCTTCACGCCGGTGTCGCGGAGGCGTCGCCTGGCGGCCCACGCGACGCTCACCCGAGGGCGTCGACACGGGGTGGGGGCGCGAGTCCATCCGCGTGCTCGACGCGGGGACGGTCGGCCGGAGCGTCACGCTCGACCTCGGAGACCGGCGGATCGGTCAACGCCTTCGAGCGCATCGGTCGCCCCAGAAGCTCGAGTGCTGCCGGCGGTCGTCTCAGCCCGACTCGTCTCGGCGAGGCTTCCGCGATGGGGCGTCGGCGCGCGCGCGGGTGATCGTCCGCACGGCGATCCCTGTGCGCTTCTCGCACCAGCCGTGCCGCGTCGTCCCTGCGGTTACCTGTGACGCCCGACGCGAGGTCTTTCGCAGCCGCAGACCTGTCGAGCGGTGCAGGCAAAAGGCGGTGCCAGCCACACATCAAGCTTGGCCGCAGGCTCGCTCTCGTGGTAGCGGCATGGCCGGCCGGAAACGGCCTGGGTCGATCGGCGGTCCCTCTCCGGTCCTCTCCGGGCCGCCCGGGCGGCCCGTCCCACGTCAGCCACCAGGAAGGAACGAAAGAGTCCCATGCGCATCCTCCCCACCCTCGTCCTCTCGCTCGCGCTCGGCACCACCGCCCACGCCGCGGCTCTCCTCGGCTCGGGCCCCATGGGTATGGTCAACGGCACCACCGACTCGTGCCTCGTCGCCAACATCAACCCCAAGGACCTCGCCGAGGTGACCGTCTCCATCATGAAGAGCGGCTCGTCCTTCCCCGAGGTCAGTACGACCTGCGCCCCGCTGGCGCCGAACACCCACTGCGGATTCCAGAGCAACGCCGTCGGCGGCGGCGTGCGGTTCTGCACCGTCACCGTGAAGGGGAGCCCGAAGGCGATCCGCGGCGAGTTCTGCGACGTGACGGCCGGGCGCTGCACGTCGATCCGCTGAGGTTCGAAGCCCCGCGGTCGACGATGTGGAGTCGCGAACCGCTGCAAGCGGCGGCGTGCTGCTGCGCGCCGCGCGCCTACGCGGCGGGCGCCGGATCGCCTCCGGCCGCGCGCGCCGCCTTGCGCGCCGCCCAGCGCTCGCTGGCGTTCTGGCAGACGACGTAGAACACCGGCACGAACACCACCGACAGCAGCGTCGACGTGATCATGCCGCCGAACACGGCCGTGCCGAGCGCCCGGCGGCTGGCTGCGCCCGCCCCCGACGCGATCACCAGCGGATAGACGCCGAGGATGAACGCGAACGACGTCATCAGGATGGGGCGGAAGCGCAGACGCGCCGCCTCGATCGTCGCCTCGACCACCGACAGCCCCTTGGCGCGGTGCTCGCGCGCGAACTCGACGATGAGGATGGCGTTCTTGCTCGCCAGCGCGATCAGGAGGACGACGCCGATCTGCGTGTAGACGTTGTTGTCCATGCCGCGCAGCGCAACCGCGATGACCGTGCCGAGGAGCGCGAGCGGCACGACCAGCACGACCGCGGCGGGGCTGGTCCAGCTCTCGTACTGGGCCGCCAGCACGAGGAAGACGAGCAGGACGGCGAGGGCGAAGATCATCGTCGCCTCGCCGCCGACGCGCTTCTCCTGGAACGAGATGCCCGTCCACTCGATGCCCATCTCCCTGGGCAGCTTCGCGGCAGCCATCTCCTCCATCAGCTCGAGCGCCTGGCCCGAGCTGTAGCCCGGCGCCGCCTCGCCGGTGATCGCCGCCGAAGGGTAGAGGTTGTAGCGGGTGAGGATCTGCGGGCCGACCGTGTCGCGCACGTCGACCAGCGTGCCGAGCGGCAGCATCTGGCCGGTGTCGTTGCGGACCTCGAGACGACGGATGTCCCCGGCGTGCAGGCGGTACTGCGGCGCCGCCTGCACGCGCACCTGATAGGTGCGGTCGTAGAGGTTGAAGTCGTTGACGTACGCCGAGCCGAGATAGGTCTGGAGCGTGTTGAACACCGACGTCAGCGGTACGCCGATCGACTTGGCCTTCACGCGGTCGACGTCGGCGAAGATCTGCGGCACGGCGGCGCGGAAGGTCGAGTTGAGCGCCGCCAGGCTGGTCTGCGTATGCCCGTCGCGGACCATCTCGTCGGTCATCTGCTGCAGCGCCATGAGGCCGACGCCGCCGCGATCCTCGAGCTGGAGCTGGAAGCCGCCCGCCGTGCCGAGGCCGCGGATCGAAGGCGGCGGGAACACGAACGTGATGCCGTCCTCGATCTTGGCGAACTCGTGGCGCAGGTGGCCCACGATCGCGTCCTGGCTCAGCGCGGGGTCGGTCCGCTCCTCCCAGGGGGCGAAGACGATGTAGATGGCGGCCGCGTTGGACGCCGTGGCGTTGTCGAGGATCGAGCGGCCGCCGACGATGTTCCAGTTCACGACGCCCTTCGTGTTGGCGAGGATGTCGTTCATCTTGCGCGTCGCGGCGTGCGTGCGCGCCTGGGAGGCGGCGTCGGGGAGCTGGATGCCCGAGATGACGTAGCCCTGGTCTTCGACCGGCAGGAACCCGGTCGGCAGCCCGCGGAAGCCCCACAGCGTGACGCCGAGCAGGACGAGAAACGCGAGCATCACCAGCCGCGTGTGCGCGACGAGGTACTCGACGAGCCGCACGTAGCGATCCTCGACGCGCGCGTAGACGCGGTTGAAGGCGCGGAAAAACGCGTTCTTCTTCTTGCCGGCGGTCGGGCGCAGGTAGACGGCGCACTGCGCGGGTTTCAGCGTGAGGGCGTTGACGGCGCTGATGATCGCGGTGATTGCGATCGTCATGGCGAACTGCCGGTAGAGCTGCCCGGTGATGCCGCCGAGGAACGTCGCGGGCAGGAACACTGCCATCAGCACGAAGGTGATGCCCATGACCGGGCCGGTCACCTCGTCCATGGCGCGGATGGTGGCCTCGCGCGGCGACACGCCGTCGGCCTCGATGTGGTGCGACGCGTTCTCGACGATGACGATGGCGTCGTCGACGACGATGCCGATGGCGAGGACCAGCCCGAACAGCGTCAGCAGGTTCACCGTGAAGCCGAAGGCGGCGAGGCCGGCGAACGCGCCGATGATGGTGACCGGGACGGTCGTCGCCGGCACCAGCACCGCGCGCCAGTCCTGGAGGAAGATGAGGATGACGATCAGGACGAGGATGCCGGCCTCGACCAGCGTCCGGTACACCTCGTGGATCGCCTGCGAGACGAAGAGCGTGGTGTCGAACGGGATGTCGTAGACGAGGCCGTCGGGGAAGCTCTTCTGCATGTCGGCCATCGCGGCGCGGATGCGCGTGGCGACGTCGAGCGCGTTGGCGCCCGGGAGCTGGAAGATGGCGATGCCGGCGGCGGGCTTGCCGTTCTTCTCGAAGAACGTGTCGTACGTCTGGCCGCCCAGCTCGACCCGGGCGATGTCGCGCAGGCGCGTGATGCGGTCGCCGTCCGTCTTCACGATGATGTCCTCGAACTGCTTCGTGCTCTCGAGGCGGCCGAGGACGTTGACGACGAACTGGAAGGTCTGCGTGTCCGGGGCGGGCGGCGCGCCGACCTGGCCGGCAGGCACCTGGACGTTCTGCTCCTGGATGGCGGCGATGACGTCGCCGGTGGTGAGCGTGCGCGACTTCAGCTGCTGCGGGTCGAGCCAGACGCGCATGCTGTACTGCGCCGCGCCGAAGACGTTGACCGCGCCGACGCCGGGCACGCGCGAGAGCACGTCGCGCACGCGCAGCGTCGCGAAGTTCGACAGGAAGAGCGCGTCGTAGCGGTCGTCGGGCGAGGTCAGCACGACGAACTGGATGATGTTCGTCGACTGCTTCTGCGTGACGATGCCCTGGCGCTGCACGTCGTCGGGCAGCAGCGGCTCGGCGATGGCGACGCGGTTCTGGACCAGCACCTGGGCGATGTCGAGGTCGACGCCGACGTCGAACGTGACCGTCAGATTGTACGAGCCGTCGCTGGCGCTGACCGAGGACATGTAGAGCATGCCCTCGACGCCGTTCACCTGCTGCTCGATCGGCGCGGCGACCGTGTCGGCGACGACCTGGGCGTTGGCGCCGGGATACGTCGTCGACACCTGCACCGTGGGCGGCGTGATCTCCGGGTACTGCTCGATCGGCAGCGTGCGCAGCGTCACGAGGCCGAAGATGATCGTCACGATCGCGATGACGTTCGCGAAGATCGGACGGTCGATGAAGAAGCGGGAGATCATCGTGTGGCTTGGGTCGGGTCGACCGGCGGCGGCGCCTCGATGGCGACCAGCTTCGGCTTCACCGGCGCGCCGGCGCGGGCGCGCTGGAGGCCGTTCACGACCACGCGGTCGGTGGGCTCGATGCCCTCCTCGATGATGCGCAGCTGGCCGACGAGCGTGCCGGTGCGGACGCGCTTGAACTGCACGATGTCCTCGCCGTCGACCGTGAGGAGGAAGGGGCCGCCCAGATCGGCGCCGAGCGCGGCGTCGGGCACGAGCAGGGCGTGGGCCCGGGTCCGCGGCAGGCGGACGCGCACGAAGAGGCCGGGGACGATCTGCCGGTTCGGGTTCGGGAAGACGGCGCGCAGCTCGAACGTGCCGGTGCTCGGATCGACGCGGTTCGAGCTGTAGTCGAGCGTGCCCTGGTGCGGGAAGCCGTCGTCGGTGAGGAGGCCGAGGTAGGCCGGGTTGCGCGTGCCTTCGGGAACGGCGGTGAGGCCGCGGCGCTCGAGGTCGCGGTACTCGAGGAGGTCGCGCTCGCTCACCTCGAAGTAGGCGTAGATCGGGTCCTGCGTCACGATGGTCGCGAGGGCGGTGGCCTCGCCGGCGCCGACGAGGTTGGCGACGTCGACGTAGTTGCGGTCGATGAGCCCGCCGATGGGCGCGTGGACGTGGGTGTAGTCGAGGTTCAGCTGCGCGGCGGCGAGCGTCGCCTTGGCCTGGGCGGCGTTGGCGACGGCGAGGTCGCGCGCCTGCGTCTTCTGGACGAGGTCGGTCCGGCTGCCGGCGTTGCGCTCGAAGATATTCTGGGTGATGTCGAGCTGCTCCTGCGCCGCCTTCGCCTGCGCCTCCATGCCGGCGAGGACGGCGCGCGCTTCGGCGACCCGCGCCTCGTAGAGCTGGGGCTCGATGACGAAGAGGAGGTCGCCCTTCTTCACCTCGGTGCCGGGCGTGAAGTTGATGCTGTCGAGGAAGCCGGCGACGCGCGCGCGCAGCTCGACCGAGGCGATCGCGACCGTGTGGCCGGTGAACTCGGACCACGTCGTCACCTCCTGGGCGACGGGCAGGCCGACCTCGACCTCCGGCGGGGGCGGGGGCGCGTACTGGTTGCCGCCGCCGCACGCCGCCGCGAGCAGCAGCACGAGCGCGACGAGCCCGCGCGCTACCACTGCGGCCACCACCACCGGAAGTCGGACCAGGGGCGGTCGGGCTCGAGGTCGCGCTCCGCCTGGTCGACGTCCGCCTCCTGCTCCGCGGGGTCGAGCATGCTCCCGTACCACGTGCGTGCGCGCATGGCGTCCTTCGTCTCCTCCGGGATCAGCGGGCGGCCTTCACGCTGCTGCCAGCCGCCGCCCAGCGCCTTGTACAGATTGACCACCGCGAGCGTCAGGGTGCCGCGCTGGTTGGCCAGGCGATCGTCGGACGTCAGTTTCGCCTGCTGCGTGTCGAGGACGCGCGTGTAGTCCGTGGCGCCCTCGCGATACTGGATGATCGACAGCTCGACGGCGCGGTTCGCCGCCGTGACGCTGCGCTCGAGGATCGCCACCGCGGCGGCGCCGCGCACGTAGCCGATGAGCGCGTCCTCGACCTCCTGCTGCGCGCGCAGCACCGTGTCCTCGTACACCGCGACCAGCGCCTGGAACGCCGCGTCCTGGGCGCGGACGTTGTTGATCAGGCGGCCGTAGTTGAAGATCGGCCACTCGAACGTCGGGCCGCCCACGGCCGCGAACGAGCGGCCGGCGAACAGCTCGGCCGCCTGCTCGGCGCTGAGGCCGACGCTGCCGCTCAGCGAGAGGCGTGGGAACAGGTCGGCCTTGGCGACGCCGATGTTCGCGCTCGCGGCGGCGAGCTGGCGCTCGGCTCGGCGGATGTCCGGCCGGCGCTGGAGCAGCTCGCTCGGGATGCCGACCGCGATCGTCGGCGGCACGCTCGGGATCGGGCCGGGCTCGAGGATGTCGGCGAGCTCGCCGGGCGGAAGGCCGACGAGCGCGCAGAGCGCATCCTCGGCCTGGCGGCGGAGCACCTGGAACTGCGGGATCGTGGCCTCGGTGTCGCGCAGGAGGTTCGTCGCCTGCTGGACGTCGAGCTCCGAGGTGCCGCCGGCCTCGAAGCGGATGCGCGCGATGTCGAGCGCGTCCTGCTGCACGGCCACGTTGGCGCGCGCGATGGCGAGGCGGTCGTCGGCGAGGCGCAGCTGCACGTAGGTGGCGGCGACGTCGCCGAGGAGGCTCACGAGGGCGTCGTCGTAGTCGGCGAGGGTCGCGAGCAGCTCGGCGTCGGCGGCCTCGATGCCGCGGCGGAACCGGCCCCACAGGTCCACCTCCCAGGCCGCGTCGAAGCCGAGGTTCCAGACGTCGATGTTGTTGTCGATGCCGGGCGTGCTGCCGAACCCGAAGGCGTTGCGGCTGAGGACCTGGCGTTGATAGCCGCCGTTCAGCTCCTGCGTCTGTGGATAGAGGCCGCCGATGGCGATGCCGCGCTGGGCCTGCGACTGGACCACGCGGAGCGCGGCGGCGCGCAACGAGCGGTTGTTGGCGACGGCGCGGACGATCAGGTCGTTCAGGATCGGGTCCTGGAAGACCTCCCACCACAGCTCCGCCCGCGTGGGATCGTGGCGAACGGCGGGGCCGTCGTCGATCCAGTCGTCGGCCACCGGGGCCGTCGGGCGGAGGTAGTCCGGTCCGACCATGCAGCCCGAGACTCCCATCGTCGCGAGCGCCATGGCGACGGCCGTGAGCACCGTTCCGCGTGCTCTTCGCTGCCCGCCTCGCATGCGCCGAGGCCGGACATATGGGACGGTCAGGGTGAAGGGAAGGGGCTACTCGCGGAGGACGACGTCGAGGGCGAACCGCAGTCGCTTCAGCTGCCGGCCGAGCGCGTTGTGGTGGATGTTCCGCCGCAGCGCCACCAGCACCTTGCGCTCCATGCGGTAGCGGAGCGGCGCCTTGGCGCGCACCGGCGCCGGCGAGCCGGCGGCAGCGGCCAGCTGCGCGACGATCTTCTCGCGCGCATAGCCGAGCGTCTCGAGATCGACCGGATCGAGCTGCTCGAGCACCTGCGAGACCAGCGCCAGCGTCTGCGGGTTGGAGGCGATCTCGGCCGCCCACTTCGATACCGAGGACGTCACTGGACGCGAGTGCTGCTGCACGCCGACGGGGTCGCCGAGGCCTTTGAACGCCTCGCCGCTCTCGCCGTAGCTGATCGCCTTCTCCTCGAACGGCACGCCCAGGTAGTCGCAGACGCGGCGGAAGTGGGTCTCGGGGTCCTTCACCAGCTCCTCGTACTTCACCCACACGAGCGGCACGGGCTGGTCGCGTACGAAGGCGGCGAGCGCCGGCACGTAGCGCTGGAGGATCGGGTTGTGCGCGAGCGCGGCGTGATAGTCGCCGTCGAAGAACGACTCGACGTACGAGGACAGAACCGCGAGCGGGTGGCGCGTCAGGACGACGTACTTCGCGTGCGGGTAGAGCTTCGCGAGGAAGGGCAGGACGAGGCCGTAGGCCGGTGTCTTGTCGAGGAAGAAGCGCTTACCGGCCGGCGCCGTCTCCATCATCTGTGCATACAGCGAGTCGGTGTAGGCCCGTAGGGCGTCGAGGTAGCCCTGCTCGCCGCGGGGGATCTCGTCGACGATCTCCTTGATGGCCTGCTCGGCGTTGAAGGGATCGTACGGCGCCTTCTGCACGTTGCCGTAGAAGCCGAGGTGCGCGATCGGCGTGATGAGGTGGGGCTCGGCCCGCCCGTAGATCAGCGAATGGGCCGAGAGCATGCGCGCGAGCAGCGTCGTCCCCGAACGGGGGGCGCCGATCAGGAAGATGAGCCGGTCCTGCATGGCAGGTGCCAATGTGCCGGGGGGGCGGCTGGGTGTCCACCAGCAGGGCGCGGGGGCTGCCGTCATTGCGATTCGACTTGCACGCATGGCGTCGATCTGTGGATGCATGGCCATGTATTGGCCCACCCCACTCGGGTTCTTCGTGGTGGTGATGTTGCTCGTTGTCCGTCCGGCCGGCGCGCGCGAGATCGTCGTCGGCGATCCGAGTGACGCCCTGGGCGAGGCCGTCGACGCCTGCCGCGAGGGGGCCTCGACGCGCTGTACCCTGCGGGCGGTGGTCACGGTCGCCAACGAGGATCCCGACGTCGTGGTGCTCCGTGTGGTCGGCGCGAGGTTGGAGCGGACCGGCGCGGCCGAGGATGGCAACGAGGTCGGCGATCTCGACGTCGCCCACGACCTCACGATCCGTGCAGGCCTCCCCGGCGCGACCATCGACGGCGGCGACCGGATGCGGCTCCTGGAGGTGTTGTCGGGAACGCTACGCATCGAGAACGTCGTACTGCGCAACGGTCTCACGGAGACCCAGGCGGGGAGCCCGTGCAGCGGTGAGGGGGCGCGGTCTGTACGCGTGCGGGGACCCGCCTCGAGCTGATCGGCGTGCTCGTCGAGTCCAACGCGGCAGCCACCTCCAGCAGCGGCGGCATCGGCCTCGACGGCGGTGCGCTGCTGCTGGTCGACGGCACGGTCGAGGCCAACGTCGCCGCGGGGTCGGTCGGCGGTGGTATCGGCACGAGCCGGGAGGCGACGGTCCAGCTGGAACGCAGCGCGGTCGTCGGCAACGAGGCCGCGGTCGACGGCGGCGGCATCTTCGTCACCGGCCGAGGGATCGTCGCGCGGAACACGACGATCAGCGGCAACGAGGCGACCGCGGGACGCGGAGGCGGCATCGCTCTCGACGGGCCCCGCCGGCGCGTCTCAACAACGTCACCATCACCCGCAACAAGGCCCCGGCCGGCACGGGCGGCGGGCTCTTCGCCGCCGCGACGGCCACCGGCGTCGCCGTCGGCAACACGCTGCTCGTCGACAACCAGCCCGACGATTGTGCAGGCACGCTCACGGCATTCGCGCCCAACCTGGTGCAGACGCGCGGCACATGCACCGTCCTCGGCGTGAAGGCCGCCGACGGCGGCACGAAGCTCGCCGATCTCGCCGGCCGGCCGCCGGCGCATCCGCTGGTCGACGATCCGGCCGTGCCGGCGAACAAGAGGCCGGCGATCGGCCGCGGCGACCCCGCCTCCTGCGAGGTGCTGGATCAGCGCAAAGGCACCCGGGTGCACGAGGCCAGCGGCGACACCGCGTGCGATCTGGGCGCGCTCGAGTTCCTGCTCGACGGCGACGGCGTGCCGGACCGCGACGATTCGTGCCCGGAGGTGAAGAACCTCGGTCGCGACGACGACCCGCTCGACCCGACCGATCCCGAGAGCCCGACCGTGGGCGACGGCATCGACGACGCCTGCGACCCGATCCGCGGGTCCGCGCCATCGGCGGTTCGTTCGGCGACGACGACGACGGCGACGGCTTCGTCAATTGGCGCGATCGCTGTGCGGACACCCTCGATTCCCGGGAAGTGCCCGAGTGCGTGGTGGTGGAACGCGTGGTCGATGCCAAGGCTGCTCTCCGCAGCAGTCCTGCGACTGCCACTTCCTCGTGAAGCCGACGGCGGACGATCCCGACGGGCTGCCGCGGAAGGGCCGCCGGCACTGGCGCCGCTGCGTGCGCAAGGCGCTGCACCAGGCGCCATGCCGTTGACGCCTACGATCGAGCGTTCGCTTGACCGTCGAAACGAGCCCGTGTTAGCCGCCGGACCTTCACACTCGAACGTTCTCGGAGGGTCCGGATGAGCAAGCTTCTCGAAGGCAAGGTCGCGGTCGTTACGGGTGCGGGACGCGGCATCGGCCGCGGCATCGCGCTGGCGCTGGCGCGCGAAGGCGCGAAGGTGGTCGTGAACGACATCGGCTGCGGCACCGACGGCCGTGGCACCGACGCCGATCCGGCGGCCGTCGTCTGCAAGGAGATCGCGGAGCTCGGCAGCGAGGCGGCCCCGAACTACGACAGCGTCGCCGAGTACGAGAGCGCCGGGAACATCGTCAAGACGGCGCTCGACAAGTGGGGCCGCTGCGACATCCTCGTCAACAACGCCGGCATCCTGCGCGACAAGCAGCTCGTCAACATGAGCTGGGAGGACTTCGACGACGTCCTCAAGGTGCACCTCTACGGCGGCTTCAACTGCTGCCGGCACGCGCTGCCGGTGATGCGTGAGCAGAAGTACGGGCGCATCATCAACATCGTCTCCAGCGCCGGCCTGCGCGGCAACTTCGGCCAGGCGAACTACGGCGCCGCCAAGGCCGGTCTCATGGGGCTCACGTTCGTGATCGCGGTCGAGCACATGAAGGGCAACGCCGAGGGCAAGTACTCGATCACCGCCAACGCGATGGCGCCCGCGGGCATGACCCGCATGGTCGGCCAGATCCCCGGCATGGAGGGCCGTCCGGTCCCGCCGGAGATGAACCCCGATCTCAACGGGCCGATCGTCGCGTACCTCGGGTCGGAACAGGCGAAGCACGTGAACGGCCAGGTCTTCGGCCGCCGCGGCTTCGCCTACACGCTCTTCCAGACGCCGAAGCCGCTCGCCGCCATGTTCAAGGAAGGCGGTTGGGAGGCCGGCGAGATCGCGAAGAACTTCGACGCCGCGTTCTTCGACCACCTGAACGTGCCCGGCATCCCGATGTCGCCCGCGATGAAGGAGGCGGCCGCCAAGGCCGCCGCCGCGAAGGCGGAGAAGAAGGGATAGGGGCCGTGGCGGCGCGCGGGTTCTCCCACGTCGGGCTCTCCACCCTCGACCTGGACGCCACGCGCGCCTTCTACGAGGGGGTCCTCGGATTCCGCGCCGTCCGCTGCGATACGATGGAGTTCGAGGAGGGCGGCCGCATCCGGCACGTCTTCTTCGACCTCGGCGACGGCCAGCTGATCGCCTTCATGGAGCCCGGGGGCATCCCCGGGTTCCCCGAGTACGACCCGGGCATCAACCGCGGTCTCGGCGTGCCGGAGGCGTTCTACCACTTCGCGTTCGAGGTCGAGTCCGAGGCCGCGCTGCTCGCCAGGCGCGCCCACCTGCTGTCGAAGGGCGTCAAGGTCACGCCCGTCGTCGACCACGAGTGGATGCAGTCGATCTACTTCAAGGACCCGAACGGCCTCATGCTCGAGTACGCATGGACGTCGCGCGCGCTGACGGCCGACGACGCGGTGATGCAGGTCCGCGAGCGCCTGTCGCTGCGGCAGCGCTCCCCGGTCACCGACTTCCGCGACAGGTAACGCGCCGTTGCGGCGCCGCGTTGCGCCGCCCGCGTCGGCGCGTGATGCGGCGGCCACGGCGCGACGGCGCGCGGCTTGCTGCGGCGGGCAGGCATGTGGCCTGCGCTGCACGTTCACGTCGGGGGTGCGCACGTCGTCCTCTCCACCCATCCGCTCGCCGTCTGCGTCGCGGTGCTGGCGGGGAGCGTCCTCGCCGCGCGGCGCGCTGCCCGGCCGGGGCTCGTTCTCGCGCTGACGCCGCTCGTGGTCGTGGCCGGGCTCGGCGGCTCGCGCGCGCTCTTCTGGCTCCTGCGCGGCGGCAGCGCGGACCCGCTCGGCGGCGGGCTCGCGTCGATGGGCGGCCTCGCCGCGGGACT
Coding sequences within it:
- a CDS encoding efflux RND transporter periplasmic adaptor subunit, which gives rise to MAAVVARGLVALVLLLAAACGGGNQYAPPPPPEVEVGLPVAQEVTTWSEFTGHTVAIASVELRARVAGFLDSINFTPGTEVKKGDLLFVIEPQLYEARVAEARAVLAGMEAQAKAAQEQLDITQNIFERNAGSRTDLVQKTQARDLAVANAAQAKATLAAAQLNLDYTHVHAPIGGLIDRNYVDVANLVGAGEATALATIVTQDPIYAYFEVSERDLLEYRDLERRGLTAVPEGTRNPAYLGLLTDDGFPHQGTLDYSSNRVDPSTGTFELRAVFPNPNRQIVPGLFVRVRLPRTRAHALLVPDAALGADLGGPFLLTVDGEDIVQFKRVRTGTLVGQLRIIEEGIEPTDRVVVNGLQRARAGAPVKPKLVAIEAPPPVDPTQATR
- a CDS encoding efflux transporter outer membrane subunit; this encodes MLTAVAMALATMGVSGCMVGPDYLRPTAPVADDWIDDGPAVRHDPTRAELWWEVFQDPILNDLIVRAVANNRSLRAAALRVVQSQAQRGIAIGGLYPQTQELNGGYQRQVLSRNAFGFGSTPGIDNNIDVWNLGFDAAWEVDLWGRFRRGIEAADAELLATLADYDDALVSLLGDVAATYVQLRLADDRLAIARANVAVQQDALDIARIRFEAGGTSELDVQQATNLLRDTEATIPQFQVLRRQAEDALCALVGLPPGELADILEPGPIPSVPPTIAVGIPSELLQRRPDIRRAERQLAAASANIGVAKADLFPRLSLSGSVGLSAEQAAELFAGRSFAAVGGPTFEWPIFNYGRLINNVRAQDAAFQALVAVYEDTVLRAQQEVEDALIGYVRGAAAVAILERSVTAANRAVELSIIQYREGATDYTRVLDTQQAKLTSDDRLANQRGTLTLAVVNLYKALGGGWQQREGRPLIPEETKDAMRARTWYGSMLDPAEQEADVDQAERDLEPDRPWSDFRWWWPQW
- a CDS encoding sulfotransferase, which produces MQDRLIFLIGAPRSGTTLLARMLSAHSLIYGRAEPHLITPIAHLGFYGNVQKAPYDPFNAEQAIKEIVDEIPRGEQGYLDALRAYTDSLYAQMMETAPAGKRFFLDKTPAYGLVLPFLAKLYPHAKYVVLTRHPLAVLSSYVESFFDGDYHAALAHNPILQRYVPALAAFVRDQPVPLVWVKYEELVKDPETHFRRVCDYLGVPFEEKAISYGESGEAFKGLGDPVGVQQHSRPVTSSVSKWAAEIASNPQTLALVSQVLEQLDPVDLETLGYAREKIVAQLAAAAGSPAPVRAKAPLRYRMERKVLVALRRNIHHNALGRQLKRLRFALDVVLRE
- a CDS encoding right-handed parallel beta-helix repeat-containing protein, which produces MLVESNAAATSSSGGIGLDGGALLLVDGTVEANVAAGSVGGGIGTSREATVQLERSAVVGNEAAVDGGGIFVTGRGIVARNTTISGNEATAGRGGGIALDGPRRRVSTTSPSPATRPRPARAAGSSPPRRPPASPSATRCSSTTSPTIVQARSRHSRPTWCRRAAHAPSSA
- a CDS encoding SDR family NAD(P)-dependent oxidoreductase, coding for MSKLLEGKVAVVTGAGRGIGRGIALALAREGAKVVVNDIGCGTDGRGTDADPAAVVCKEIAELGSEAAPNYDSVAEYESAGNIVKTALDKWGRCDILVNNAGILRDKQLVNMSWEDFDDVLKVHLYGGFNCCRHALPVMREQKYGRIINIVSSAGLRGNFGQANYGAAKAGLMGLTFVIAVEHMKGNAEGKYSITANAMAPAGMTRMVGQIPGMEGRPVPPEMNPDLNGPIVAYLGSEQAKHVNGQVFGRRGFAYTLFQTPKPLAAMFKEGGWEAGEIAKNFDAAFFDHLNVPGIPMSPAMKEAAAKAAAAKAEKKG
- a CDS encoding VOC family protein, translating into MAARGFSHVGLSTLDLDATRAFYEGVLGFRAVRCDTMEFEEGGRIRHVFFDLGDGQLIAFMEPGGIPGFPEYDPGINRGLGVPEAFYHFAFEVESEAALLARRAHLLSKGVKVTPVVDHEWMQSIYFKDPNGLMLEYAWTSRALTADDAVMQVRERLSLRQRSPVTDFRDR